One Aciduliprofundum boonei T469 genomic region harbors:
- a CDS encoding ABC transporter permease, with the protein MIPVSRKRLFTTTVGIILAVAIIFTSYTLGNNMARYQLYYDIENNPYQISVVGSGNYTAIMKAYNQIENLSNVRQTLLHIWVEGYYALNNITIAYQRGLMVNYFKGYDIKIVAGTYPKNNHEVLITKFAYNSHALNIGDKVQVIYTTQSEQMFFENYTVVGVADVKEPLKQDNGQGDMYEGIIVTKEAMKYLGEKGMPYQAGYLVAIEPQYLLSSKDYKEVQKKIDDMSYEVRTILVSNGVYYMGYGNSAEWESNANMYSLLFAIFYSLPVIVMGVYLSNVGVEIEFLERRREFGVLKIRGATGKEISKMILFEALIYSLVGGIIGYLLGEALAYLSNIMFFHYPYFLLDIGIWPLIASIFLSIALFLASIYSPLKKIKKEPIVSLISHYAQAFKEAEYTKRNRDLWLSALFWGYMILVLWLSKNVNFYGGLNIIVILAFILISTMFFMFPLILIMLPLVMSRLLTMGTSKVYRVIASGVSKIFKTSGELAEKGIERSPKRTAYLAFILAFILTLSTFIAIAMDNYNYTAEIEQKAQVGGDMLIQVHNDIPWDILNDSSLVSKYVVIYRYGDEYGAPLYIANMQKYMNTIYNGKLFLKEGKLDGSGVVLSLSYAKMENVGVGDMVAIQVNQTSQYYKVEAIVYSFPGLPTDYVVDKSKPTGIPDTIIIRSSNITALEKALDKKGYSYELPPKKDEMQAMQSQFMNTLLLYLVILGAASIFIVQYSSLLNRRGEIALYKVRGARNRQIAAMLMTEGITVIILSLIIGVAVGMALAYMISSMSSVSSYIPEIFIIGATFLIYTGVLVLAYMISQYILSYIFARTKPSEVIRGLGGEI; encoded by the coding sequence ATGATACCAGTATCCAGAAAGAGATTGTTCACCACCACGGTAGGAATAATTCTCGCAGTCGCCATAATTTTCACATCTTATACGCTCGGGAATAATATGGCAAGGTATCAGCTTTATTATGATATTGAGAACAATCCATATCAGATTTCCGTGGTTGGTAGTGGAAATTACACGGCAATAATGAAGGCCTACAACCAAATTGAGAATTTGAGTAATGTTAGGCAGACACTTCTTCATATTTGGGTTGAGGGATATTATGCTTTAAACAATATTACCATAGCTTATCAAAGGGGACTTATGGTTAATTATTTTAAAGGATATGATATAAAAATAGTGGCGGGAACATATCCAAAGAATAATCATGAGGTTTTGATTACAAAGTTCGCTTATAACTCTCATGCCTTGAATATAGGAGATAAGGTCCAAGTTATTTATACCACCCAGTCTGAGCAAATGTTCTTTGAGAATTACACCGTTGTAGGAGTGGCTGATGTTAAAGAACCCCTGAAGCAAGATAATGGGCAGGGAGATATGTATGAGGGAATAATAGTTACCAAGGAAGCAATGAAGTATTTGGGTGAAAAAGGGATGCCATATCAGGCGGGATATCTTGTAGCCATAGAGCCACAATATCTTTTAAGTTCTAAGGATTACAAAGAAGTTCAGAAGAAGATAGACGATATGAGTTATGAAGTTCGCACAATTCTCGTCTCCAATGGAGTCTATTATATGGGTTATGGCAACTCCGCAGAATGGGAATCCAACGCTAATATGTATTCACTTCTCTTTGCTATATTTTATTCCTTGCCCGTTATAGTTATGGGTGTTTATTTAAGCAATGTTGGAGTGGAAATAGAATTCTTGGAGCGCAGGAGGGAGTTTGGTGTTTTGAAAATTAGGGGTGCAACAGGGAAAGAGATAAGCAAGATGATTTTATTTGAAGCGTTGATTTATTCTCTTGTGGGAGGAATTATAGGTTATTTGCTTGGAGAAGCGTTGGCATATCTCTCAAATATCATGTTTTTCCATTACCCTTACTTCCTTCTTGATATTGGTATCTGGCCTCTGATTGCATCTATATTCTTATCCATAGCACTCTTCTTGGCCTCCATATATTCACCACTTAAAAAAATAAAAAAAGAGCCAATAGTGAGTTTGATATCCCATTATGCACAGGCATTTAAGGAAGCTGAATATACTAAGAGGAATAGGGATTTGTGGCTTTCTGCCCTATTTTGGGGGTATATGATTCTAGTACTCTGGTTATCAAAGAATGTGAACTTTTATGGGGGTTTAAACATCATCGTCATCCTTGCTTTTATACTAATTAGCACTATGTTCTTTATGTTCCCTTTGATTTTGATAATGCTTCCCTTGGTTATGAGCAGATTGCTCACCATGGGTACAAGTAAAGTTTACAGGGTAATTGCCTCAGGAGTTTCAAAAATATTTAAGACATCAGGAGAGCTTGCCGAAAAGGGAATAGAAAGAAGCCCTAAGAGAACGGCGTATCTTGCTTTCATCTTGGCTTTTATTCTCACATTATCCACATTCATTGCAATAGCTATGGATAACTATAATTACACAGCAGAGATTGAGCAAAAAGCCCAGGTTGGCGGAGATATGCTTATACAAGTGCACAATGATATTCCTTGGGATATTTTGAATGATAGCTCTCTTGTTTCAAAATATGTTGTTATTTATAGATATGGAGATGAATACGGGGCACCTTTATACATAGCAAATATGCAAAAATATATGAATACAATCTACAATGGCAAGTTGTTTCTAAAAGAAGGAAAATTAGATGGATCTGGAGTTGTATTGTCTTTGAGTTATGCGAAAATGGAAAATGTTGGTGTTGGAGATATGGTTGCAATACAAGTGAATCAAACTTCTCAATATTACAAAGTTGAAGCTATAGTATACTCCTTTCCAGGATTGCCTACTGATTATGTAGTTGATAAGAGCAAACCTACCGGAATACCAGATACGATAATAATCAGAAGTTCGAATATAACAGCTTTGGAGAAGGCATTGGATAAAAAAGGATATTCTTATGAACTTCCTCCAAAAAAAGATGAGATGCAGGCTATGCAATCTCAGTTTATGAATACTCTGCTTCTTTATTTAGTAATTTTGGGGGCAGCATCCATATTCATAGTGCAGTATTCCTCACTTTTAAATAGGAGGGGAGAGATAGCATTGTACAAAGTTAGAGGAGCGAGGAATAGGCAGATAGCAGCAATGCTTATGACAGAGGGAATAACAGTAATTATCCTCTCACTTATAATTGGTGTGGCGGTTGGAATGGCCCTGGCATACATGATATCTTCTATGTCCAGCGTCTCTTCATACATTCCTGAAATTTTCATTATAGGTGCAACTTTCCTTATATATACGGGCGTTCTTGTGCTAGCCTACATGATTTCCCAGTACATTCTCTCATATATATTTGCAAGAACTAAACCAAGCGAGGTGATAAGAGGTTTGGGAGGTGAAATTTGA